The following proteins come from a genomic window of Pirellula staleyi DSM 6068:
- a CDS encoding transposase — protein MPSLHRKQVKRYDIPGDVRFLTFSCFQRLPLLSRDRTRIFLVEAIERCRSLRPFELWGYVIMPEHVHLIILPGKSMLVAEILKTIKVSTSKRAITWLHQNAPDFLHCLEDLQPNGSGTYRFWQRGGGYDRNLRSTRDVHEKLSYIHENPVRRGLVLKAEDWKWSSALAWQTGIDEPLRIDRENVPRLDE, from the coding sequence ATGCCTTCGCTTCACCGGAAACAAGTCAAACGGTATGACATACCAGGAGATGTTCGGTTCCTGACCTTTTCTTGTTTCCAACGACTCCCACTTCTCAGTCGCGATCGCACACGCATCTTTCTCGTGGAAGCAATCGAGCGCTGCCGAAGTCTGCGCCCCTTTGAATTGTGGGGTTATGTGATCATGCCCGAGCATGTTCATCTCATCATTCTTCCAGGTAAGTCGATGCTCGTTGCAGAGATCCTGAAGACCATCAAGGTATCGACGTCGAAACGGGCCATCACTTGGCTACATCAAAACGCACCTGATTTCCTACATTGCCTTGAGGATTTACAGCCCAATGGAAGCGGCACCTATCGATTTTGGCAGCGCGGCGGTGGGTACGATCGAAATCTTCGTTCGACGAGAGATGTGCATGAAAAACTCAGCTACATCCATGAGAATCCTGTTCGGCGTGGTTTGGTTCTCAAAGCCGAGGATTGGAAATGGTCGAGCGCCCTCGCATGGCAAACGGGAATCGACGAACCCTTAAGGATCGATCGCGAAAATGTACCGAGACTTGATGAGTAG
- the purL gene encoding phosphoribosylformylglycinamidine synthase subunit PurL gives MALRSRSCWKRENVLVTLWEVDIYPAPGERDLIGSALSVQSADMGLGQLAVSAARGFLVEGNLDQSQVDRLSKELLTDLAVETPLVGQVGDAHLSRHPAGIAIDSQLTQLVYVLPKPGVTDPVAESTLRAIADFGFDAKAVVTLRKYWLPQLDPARLELLCKKLLANESIERVIVGPLTIDTISIGSSTPFQLVHAPIRDLSDEQLVKLSKDNTLSLTLVEMQTIQQHFRDLGREPTDAELESVAQTWSEHCSHKTLAGMVRYRDENGERVFKSMLKETIFAATQQLRKSWGDSDWCVSVFRDNAGIVTFSDDYHVAFKVETHNRPSAIEPYGGANTGVGGVIRDTLGTGLGAKPLCNTDVFCFADPSTPVEELPPGVLHPRRIMRGVVAGVRDYGNRMGIPTVNGALYFDRRYVGNPLVFCGNVGLVPKDKAFKETQPGDLIVAMGGRTGRDGIHGATFSSVELTSQSEKVSGGAVQIGNAITEKMVLDVLLRARDEELFTAVTDCGAGGFSSAVGEMGADIGAEVWLDRCPLKYDGLTYTEVWISEAQERMVLSVPEEKWPQLEALCKSEDVEATVIGRFTPTGRLKLKYAEHEVADIAMEFLHEGRPKVERLATYQPAAVEPVSLPAIDHNQVLTALLGELNIASKEWVIRQYDHEVQAGSVIKPLTGAQNDGPSDAAVIRPVLGLRKGLVIANGMNPKLGDLDTYDMAAASIDEAVRNCVAVGADPSKIAILDNFCWGYTDRPETLGSLTRAAIACQDVALALGTPFISGKDSLNNEYSYFDSEGKRVTISIPPTLLISAMAQVDDVAKCVTMDFKEAGNLIYQVGLTKAELAGSHLELVTGTKIGGNWPKLDLAIAGKIYAAVHAAIQKGYVRACHDISEGGLAVAIAEMAFAGDLGAHVRLADVPLDDTITDPALRMATALYSESCTRFVLEVPADKQGSLEELLAGVPFAALGRVMPAKRVSFAAPGGALAIDHDLGTLKRAWQQPLAW, from the coding sequence ATGGCGCTGCGATCGCGCAGCTGCTGGAAGCGGGAAAACGTACTCGTGACGCTCTGGGAAGTTGATATCTACCCTGCACCTGGTGAGAGAGATCTCATCGGTAGTGCACTCTCGGTTCAATCCGCCGACATGGGCCTCGGTCAGCTGGCGGTTAGCGCCGCGCGCGGCTTTCTCGTGGAAGGGAATCTCGACCAGTCGCAAGTCGACCGTTTGTCGAAAGAACTCCTCACCGATCTGGCGGTCGAAACACCCCTCGTCGGCCAAGTGGGAGACGCGCATCTCAGCCGCCATCCAGCGGGGATTGCGATCGACAGCCAGCTCACGCAGCTGGTCTATGTCCTCCCGAAGCCGGGCGTGACCGATCCGGTGGCGGAAAGTACGCTCCGAGCGATCGCCGATTTCGGCTTCGATGCGAAAGCGGTCGTCACGCTGCGCAAGTACTGGCTACCGCAGCTCGACCCAGCGCGGCTTGAGCTGCTGTGCAAAAAGCTGCTGGCTAACGAGTCGATCGAGCGTGTGATTGTTGGTCCGCTGACGATCGACACCATTTCGATCGGCAGCAGCACACCGTTTCAACTCGTCCACGCGCCGATTCGCGATCTGTCAGACGAACAACTTGTCAAGCTGAGCAAAGACAACACGCTCAGTCTAACGCTCGTCGAGATGCAGACGATTCAGCAGCACTTCCGTGATTTGGGGCGCGAGCCGACCGATGCGGAGCTCGAATCGGTCGCTCAAACCTGGAGCGAGCATTGCAGTCATAAGACATTGGCCGGCATGGTCCGTTATCGCGATGAGAACGGCGAGCGTGTGTTTAAGAGCATGCTCAAAGAGACGATTTTCGCTGCCACGCAGCAGCTCCGCAAATCGTGGGGCGACAGCGATTGGTGCGTGAGTGTGTTTCGCGACAATGCCGGGATCGTGACGTTTAGCGACGATTATCACGTCGCGTTCAAAGTCGAAACGCACAACCGACCTTCGGCGATCGAGCCTTATGGTGGCGCGAATACGGGTGTCGGCGGTGTGATTCGCGACACGCTGGGGACGGGTCTCGGCGCGAAGCCACTTTGCAACACCGATGTGTTTTGCTTTGCCGATCCGAGCACGCCGGTCGAAGAACTCCCGCCAGGTGTGCTCCATCCGCGGCGCATCATGCGCGGCGTGGTGGCTGGCGTGCGGGACTACGGCAATCGGATGGGGATTCCGACGGTCAACGGCGCACTCTATTTCGATCGTCGCTATGTCGGCAATCCGCTCGTTTTCTGCGGCAACGTGGGCCTGGTGCCCAAAGACAAAGCGTTCAAAGAGACACAGCCGGGCGACTTGATTGTGGCGATGGGTGGCCGCACGGGTCGCGATGGCATTCACGGCGCGACGTTCAGCAGCGTCGAGCTGACGAGCCAAAGCGAAAAGGTCTCGGGCGGTGCGGTGCAGATTGGCAACGCGATTACCGAAAAGATGGTGCTCGACGTGCTGCTGCGAGCCCGCGACGAAGAGCTGTTCACCGCCGTGACCGACTGCGGCGCAGGTGGCTTCTCGAGCGCCGTGGGGGAGATGGGGGCCGATATCGGCGCGGAAGTGTGGCTCGATCGCTGCCCGCTGAAGTACGACGGTCTCACCTACACCGAAGTCTGGATCAGCGAAGCGCAAGAGCGGATGGTCCTGTCGGTTCCCGAAGAGAAATGGCCGCAGCTCGAAGCCCTTTGCAAGAGCGAAGATGTCGAAGCGACGGTGATCGGACGCTTCACTCCCACCGGTCGGTTGAAGCTGAAGTATGCCGAGCATGAAGTCGCCGACATTGCGATGGAGTTTCTGCACGAAGGGCGTCCGAAGGTCGAGCGATTGGCGACCTATCAGCCCGCGGCTGTCGAGCCCGTTTCGCTCCCGGCGATCGATCACAATCAAGTCCTCACGGCGCTGCTGGGCGAGCTGAACATTGCCAGCAAAGAGTGGGTGATTCGTCAGTACGATCACGAAGTGCAAGCTGGCAGCGTCATCAAGCCACTCACTGGCGCCCAGAACGACGGACCAAGCGATGCGGCGGTGATTCGCCCCGTCCTTGGTCTTCGCAAAGGACTTGTGATCGCCAACGGCATGAACCCGAAGCTGGGGGATCTCGACACCTACGACATGGCAGCCGCTTCGATCGACGAAGCAGTTCGCAACTGTGTTGCTGTGGGTGCCGATCCATCGAAAATCGCGATCCTCGACAACTTCTGCTGGGGCTATACCGACCGACCCGAAACGCTCGGCTCGCTCACCCGCGCTGCGATTGCTTGCCAGGATGTGGCGCTCGCTTTGGGAACGCCTTTCATCAGCGGCAAAGACAGCCTCAATAACGAATACAGTTATTTCGATTCCGAGGGGAAACGCGTCACAATTTCGATCCCCCCGACGCTCTTAATCTCCGCCATGGCGCAGGTCGACGACGTGGCGAAGTGCGTGACGATGGACTTCAAAGAAGCGGGCAACTTGATCTATCAAGTCGGGCTCACGAAGGCTGAACTGGCGGGCTCGCATCTCGAGCTCGTTACCGGCACCAAAATCGGCGGTAACTGGCCGAAGCTCGATTTGGCGATCGCCGGAAAGATCTACGCTGCTGTCCACGCCGCGATTCAAAAAGGTTATGTGCGAGCCTGTCACGACATCAGTGAGGGTGGGCTGGCGGTCGCGATTGCCGAGATGGCTTTCGCTGGCGATCTCGGGGCGCATGTCCGTTTGGCCGATGTTCCGCTCGACGACACGATCACCGATCCCGCTTTGCGAATGGCGACCGCTCTCTACAGCGAATCGTGCACACGGTTTGTTTTGGAAGTGCCGGCCGACAAGCAAGGGTCGCTCGAAGAACTGCTCGCCGGTGTGCCGTTTGCCGCGCTCGGTCGCGTGATGCCTGCCAAGCGTGTCAGCTTTGCTGCTCCGGGTGGCGCCCTGGCAATCGATCACGATCTCGGCACGCTCAAACGCGCCTGGCAACAGCCCCTGGCATGGTAA
- a CDS encoding prephenate dehydrogenase/arogenate dehydrogenase family protein: MYFPQVAIIGVGLLGGSVGLALQRAGLARRVIGFGRREGSLAQALERKCITDYTTHLDEAVHDAGLVIVATPVEQTADFVAAAAKGCGPGTLITDVGSTKDSICRSADAALAGGAGTWASFVGSHPLAGSEKTGPIFAKANLFDDRMVVVTPTENSRPDAVEQIDTFWQKLGAKTCRMHPAEHDAAVAITSHLPHLVASLVAAITPEELLKLTAGGWQDTTRVASGDVELWRQILLDNRPHVLLAVEKFATVLASFREALEQADGAAIAQLLEAGKRTRDALGS; this comes from the coding sequence ATGTACTTTCCTCAAGTGGCGATCATTGGTGTGGGACTTCTCGGAGGGTCAGTGGGGCTGGCTCTGCAGCGGGCTGGTCTTGCGCGTCGAGTGATCGGCTTTGGCCGCCGCGAGGGGAGCTTAGCCCAGGCGCTCGAGCGGAAGTGCATTACCGACTACACCACGCACCTCGACGAAGCGGTACACGATGCTGGGCTCGTGATTGTGGCGACCCCGGTGGAGCAGACAGCCGACTTTGTGGCAGCAGCGGCCAAGGGTTGTGGTCCTGGGACGCTGATCACCGATGTCGGGAGCACCAAAGACTCGATTTGCCGGTCGGCGGATGCCGCTCTGGCGGGTGGCGCAGGGACCTGGGCGTCGTTTGTCGGGAGCCATCCGCTTGCCGGGAGCGAAAAGACCGGCCCGATCTTCGCCAAGGCCAATCTTTTCGACGATCGGATGGTGGTGGTCACCCCGACAGAAAATTCTCGTCCCGACGCGGTCGAACAAATCGATACGTTCTGGCAAAAGCTCGGCGCGAAAACGTGCCGCATGCATCCAGCCGAGCACGACGCGGCGGTGGCAATTACGAGCCATTTACCCCACCTAGTGGCATCGCTTGTGGCGGCGATCACGCCCGAAGAGTTGCTGAAACTCACCGCCGGGGGGTGGCAAGACACAACCCGTGTCGCCAGTGGCGATGTCGAACTGTGGCGCCAGATTCTGCTCGACAATCGACCCCACGTCTTGCTGGCTGTGGAGAAGTTTGCGACAGTGCTGGCTTCGTTTCGCGAAGCTCTAGAACAGGCCGATGGCGCTGCGATCGCGCAGCTGCTGGAAGCGGGAAAACGTACTCGTGACGCTCTGGGAAGTTGA
- the purQ gene encoding phosphoribosylformylglycinamidine synthase I: MKPRALILRAPGTNCDNDAAYAFEKAGAASTLVHVNRLLENPQQAADYQILCLPGGFSYGDDIAAGRILGNLIRHHLRDVMEEFKAAGKLILGICNGFQILIKSGMLLPDQPDAPQATLTLNDSGKFECRWVNLQVASSKCVMLAGIESMYLPIAHAEGKFVATSTEILESLDAAGQLVLRYQQPGASEVAYPFNPNGAQRNVAGICDTTGRVFGLMPHPERHIDLTHHPRWTREQHDRPDGLAVFENAVRYFA, encoded by the coding sequence ATGAAGCCTCGAGCCTTAATCCTGCGAGCACCTGGCACCAACTGCGACAACGATGCGGCCTACGCATTTGAGAAAGCAGGGGCTGCGAGCACGCTCGTGCATGTGAATCGATTGCTCGAAAACCCGCAACAAGCAGCCGACTATCAAATCCTCTGCCTCCCGGGTGGTTTCAGCTACGGCGATGATATCGCTGCTGGACGGATCCTCGGCAACCTCATCCGCCACCATCTCCGCGACGTGATGGAAGAGTTCAAAGCGGCTGGCAAGTTGATCCTCGGGATCTGCAACGGCTTTCAGATTCTGATTAAGAGCGGGATGCTTTTGCCCGATCAGCCCGACGCTCCGCAGGCCACCCTCACGCTCAACGACAGTGGCAAATTCGAATGCCGCTGGGTGAATCTCCAAGTTGCCTCGAGCAAGTGCGTGATGCTGGCCGGTATCGAGTCGATGTACCTGCCGATCGCTCATGCCGAGGGGAAATTCGTCGCCACCAGCACGGAGATTCTCGAGTCGCTCGACGCCGCCGGTCAATTGGTTCTCCGCTACCAGCAGCCTGGCGCCAGCGAGGTGGCCTACCCCTTCAATCCCAACGGTGCCCAGCGCAACGTGGCGGGGATTTGCGACACCACCGGTCGTGTCTTTGGCCTGATGCCCCACCCCGAGCGTCACATCGACCTGACGCATCATCCCCGCTGGACCCGCGAACAGCACGACCGCCCCGACGGCCTCGCCGTCTTCGAAAACGCCGTCCGCTACTTCGCCTAA